GGTGTTAACAAGCCAAATGAAAAATAATAAACGTTATGCATCTTCATTTTCTAATAAAAAACATGCGAATTTTAAAGAAAACATAGAAGCAATGAATTTAGAGATTATTTCTAAACCAGGTGCTCAAAATGCAATCACGTATAATCCAATGACAAAAGTTTTGGTAAAAAAGAGTATTAAACATGGAGTAGTTCGTGTTATTTCCTTGAATAATTCTTTATACTTATATATAAAAGATAGAAAAAGAACTTTTTTATTAAAAGACAATAATGATGTTTTTGAGAATACAAGAATTTATTTAATCTTGGTTTTTGCTGTTATTTTTATTACCTTGATTGTTTCTTTTATCACAACCTTACGAAAACTCTATCCTTTAAAAATATTAAAAGATAAAGTAAAAATGCTGGGAGATGAACATTTTGATTTTAAATGTTGTGATACTAATAAACTCGATGAGGTATCTGTTTTAGCCAAAGAATTTAAAAATGCGGCCGATAAATTAAAACAAATAAAAGAGGCAAGAAATATTTTCATTAGAAATATTATGCATGAATTAAAAACACCTATTACAAAAGGAAAGTTTTTAAGTGAACTTGATAATAGTGAAAAAAATGATGAAAAATTGAAGAATGTTTTTAATCGTTTAGAATCCCTTATTAATGAATTTTCTTCTATTGAGGAACTTATTTCTTCTACCAGTAATATTGAAAAAAATGACTATTTTTTAGCCGATGTTATTGACAATGCTTCTGATATGCTTTTATTGGATGACGATGTAATTATTAATAAATACTCTAATAAAAAACTCAATATAAACTTCAAACTTTTCTCAGTTGCTGTTAAAAATTTATTGGACAATGCGATTAAATATTCAAATTCTTCAACGGTACGCATTGAGAGTAATGACGAAAATGAGATTTTATTTATTAATGATGGAAAAAAACTTTTGCACCCTTTAGAAGATTATTTTGAACCTTTTTTCATGAATGAAGATAAAAGTAAAGAAGGTTTTGGCTTGGGTTTATATATTGTAAATGCGATTTTAAAAGCCAATGAATATGAATTAAAATATATTTATGAAAATGAAGAAAATATATTTATTATAAAAGCTAAATCCTAAGGACACGATATATACGACATTGCAATTATTGGAGCAGGTGCTAGTGGTTTGATGCTAGGCTCATTATTAAAGAAAAATCAAAAAATATGTATTATAGATTCTAATGCCAAAATTGGCGCAAAAATTAGAGTAAGTGGTGGAGCTAAGTGTAATATCACGAATGAAGTAGTAACAAGTGATAATTATTTGGGTGAAAAAAACTTTGTTCAAAATATTCTTAATGCGTATTCTTCTGGAAAAATGTTAGATTTTTGTAAAAAGAATGCTTTAGAAACAATTTTTAATGAAAAAATTGTAAAAGGTACATACTTTTGTAGAAGCTCAAAAGATGTAAATGATATGTTTTCTAAACTAAATTCTCATGTAATATGGCATTTAAATACAACAGTTACTGAACTTTTATACAAAGATCATTATGAAATTAAAACATCAGCCAAAAGTATTTATGCCAAAAAAGTCATTATTGCCAGTGGGGGAATATCTTTTAAATCTTTAGGGGCCAGTTCTATTGCGTATGATATAGCTAAATCATACCAACATGAAGTCTCGCGATTAGATCCCGCGCTTGCTGGATTTACTGTACAAAAAGACCAGTTTTGGTTTAAAGAATTATCCGGCGTGTCTTTATATTGCCAAGCAAAAGTAGGACACAAAACCTTTAATGGAAATATTCTTTTTGCTCACAAAGGAATTACCGGGCCTATTATTTTAAATTCTTCTTTGTATTGGAATAAAGGGCTTATGTCTTTGGACTTTTTGCCCAATCAGGATTTAAAATCTTTTTTTAAATCCAATAAAAAGATTTCTTCGGCTCTTCCTTTGGTCAAACGTTTTGTTTTGGCTTTTTTAGCTTCAATTGATTTAGAAGATAAAGCTATTTCCTCTTTAAACAAAGAAGAAAAAGAAAAATTGTATAAACTAAAAAATTATGAATTCGCACCTGCTGGAAATTTTGGTTATACGAAAGCAGAAGTAACTAAAGGTGGGATTTTAACGTCACAAGTAGATGATAAAACCATGGAGAGTAAAATACAAAAAGATTTGTATTTTATTGGAGAGTGTTTAGATGTAACAGGGGAGCTTGGCGGTTTTAATTTTCAGTTTGCTTGGTCAAGTGCATACGTATGCGCTAAAGCTTTAAACTCTAATATATAAGAGCCTTGATATAATGGCAAAAAATAATTCATAATTATGAATACTTAGGACAGACATTGAGAGTTGCATTTATTGGAGATATAGTAGGGCGTCCAGGCCGAAGAATTATTGAAGCAAATTTGAAAAAAATAATTGAAGAACATAATATTGATTTTGTAATTGCAAATGGTGAAAATGCCTCTCATGGTTTTGGATTAACGGTTAAAAATGCCAATGAACTTTTTAAAGTGGGAATTGATTTAATTACGGGTGGAAATCATTCTTTTGATAAAAAACAAGATATGTTTGCTCTTTTAGAAAGTTACAATGTATTAAGACCTGATAATTATCCCGCTGGTTTAGTTGGAAGTGGAATTAAAATTTTTGAAGTGAAGGGTGAAAAATTGGCTGTTATTAATTTAATGGGACAATTTTCTATGCCTACATGCGAAAATCCATTTAACTGGGCTACAAGATTAGTTGAAGATTTAGAAAATCAAGGGGTTAAAAATATTTTTATTGATTTTCATGCTGAAGCTACGAGTGAAAAACGTGTAATGATGATGATGTTTGAAGGCAGAGTTTCTGGCATTTGTGGAACACATACCCACGTAAGTACGGATGATTTACAAATTGTACGTGGTACTACGTATTTAAGTGATATTGGTTTAACGGGATGCAGAGACAATGTTATTGGTATGGATAAAAAAGTTCCTATTCAAAAAGCAACTACAGGATTAGGTGGGCATTTTCAAGTTCCTACTTCTTGTAAACCTATTTTACAAATGTTAGTAATGGATTATGAAAATGGAAAAAGCATTGATGCGTTTAAAATTAAATACTTAGGCAATAAAAATGAAACAATCATCACTAAAGCCATGCTTGAATAAAATAGAAAACTCTTATGAGCTTTTTTTATTTTTAAAAAAACAAAATCTTTTAGAAGGTGCCTCTTTATATTGGTGGCCTTCTAAAAATGATTTTGAAGTGTTAATCGGTGCTATTTTAACCCAAAATACTAAATGGGAAAACGCAGAAAAATCTCTTAAAAACCTCTCAAGCTTGCATTATGATAATTTGGAAAGCCTCGCTAATGCAGACCTAGAAACACTTATTATTGCTATTACTCCCAGTGGTTTTAAAAATCAAAAATCCATACGTATAAAAAAATTGTGTTTAAATATTATTGAAACTTTTGGAAGCTTTGAAAACTTCCAAAAACAAGCCACTAGGTCTTGGTTATTAGAACAAAAAGGAATAGGACCTGAAACAGCTGATGCAGTAATGTGTTATTGTTTGCACAGAGATGAAATGGTAGTAGATGCTTATGCCAATAGATTATTGAAAAAATTTGATTATGATTTTGATTGTTATGAGGATTTGAAATATTGGTTAGAATATGGAATTAATGAAAATTTTGATAAAATATCCAAAATTTACCCCTATGAAATTGATTTAAATACGGTGTATTGTAGATTTCATGGAAAAATTGTTGAGTATATGAAAAAAAATAAGTAAAAAGGTATTTCTTTGATAATAATTCCTCAAACTAAAGGTGGCGTTGGAAAATCTACAGTAGCTATGCAAATAGTAGCTCCTTATTTATATAAAAAACATGGCAAAAAAATTACCTATATAGAAATCGATGATGAAAACAATGATTCTAATTCTTTTACAAGAACGAATATTGTAAATAAAAGAATGCTGGGAACGAACCGCATTACAGAACTTGATGAACTTATTTTAATGGATGATAATCATCACGTAATAGTAGATGTTGGTGGAAATAAAACATCTTCTTTGGTACTTGAAGAAATAAAAAAAGTAGGTTCTTTTGGTAATATTAAGTGGATTATTCCTTTAGGGGATGGAGAACTTGATGGTAAAAATGCCATAGCTACTATGAAAAAGATTAGAAAAATTGAAGACAATTCAGAAGACAACATTATTTTTGCTTTAAACAGAGCAATCTCGATGGAAGCTGATTATATAGAAGAACAATTTATAAACTTTTTTGGACATAAATATTTAGATTCAAAATCTGTTATTTGTGATTATGTAAAAAACCCTAATTATTTTGCAGTAAAAAATGATAAAGTAATTACCATGAGCAGATATTTAGGTTCAACTGTTTGGGAAATGGCATATAATAACACTGATTTTGCAAAAAAAGCGGTGGAAGCAAAAGAGTTAGGTGATATAGATATGGCTAGAAAGTATTTGTTTTTTAGACGTATTCAAACAGAATCAAAAGATTACGTATTAAATGTACTTAATCCAATTTTTTGTGAACTAGACAGATGGGTTGATATTAAAAAATGAGTGAAATGAGTTTTAAGCAGGCAAAAGAAATTGTCGAGCATTTAGAATTATCAGAAATTTCATTAAAAAAGACATTAACCTATGTCCATAAATCTACAAACAATCTAAATCTTTCTCTTGTTAAACAACAAGAATTATTAGATGCTGTGCCAAAAGCGCAAAAAAAAGTAAATACGTTAAAACTAGTACTTGTTTTAAATGTGGGCTTTATTTTGGGACTAATAGCTGGAAAATTCTTATTCTAAAAAATTAAAAAATTAATATATATTCAAGGAAGACAAATGGGTAAACAAGAAAAAATCGTATCAATGTTTGATGATATTGCAAAAACTTATGACATAACCAATCGTGTATTAAGTATGGGAATTGATAAAACATGGCGACATAAAGCTTGTAATTTAGCATATTCTTTTTACGATAAAGAAAATATTCCAAAAATTATTGATGTAGCTTGTGGTACAGGGGATATGATTGTTGAATGGAAAAAAACAGCAGCGAAAAATGGAATTTCTTTAAATGATATTGTAGGAATTGATCCAAGTGTTGGAATGATGGATGTTGCAAAAGAAAAACTTCCTGAAGTTGAGTTTATTGAAGCAGGTGCTGCTTCTATGCCTTTAGATGCAAAGAGTGCAGATATTATCTCCATTTCTTATGGAATTAGAAATGTAGTAGAACGAAAAGAAGCGTTTAGAGAGTTTGCAAGAGTACTTAAAAAAGATGGTTTAGTGGTTATTCTAGAATTTACAAAAAATGAAAAAAGAAATCCTCTTGATTATTTGACAGATTTTTATATGAATAAAATTCTTCCCATTTTAGGAGGACTTATTTCTAAGAATAAAGAAGCTTATACCTATCTTCCAAATTCAATTGATGAATTTTTAACACAAGATAATTTATCAAGAGAGTTAAAAGAAGCAGGTTTAGAGCCTATTTATGTAAAAGGGTTTTCCATGAATATATCTACCCTCTTCATCGCAAGAAAGGTGTAATCTTACAGCTATTTTTAGCAAATTTCTGCGTTGAAAAAACATTTTTGTTCTCTCACGCACTTTGTGTGCGCTCCTTCTCAAAAATATTTTTTCGCCTTGAACTTTACTAAAACTATCTATAATATTACACCTTCTTTTTAAATAATAAATACAAAACAAATAACAAGCACCCAGAAGGAAATTTATGAACGCTCTTACGGTCTCTACTTTAAACAATCAAATCAAAGCTTTGTTGGAAACTACTTTTATGGGAGCTTATGTTGAAGGTGAGATTTCTAATTTAACCTACCATGCTTCTGGGCATATCTATTTCTCAATTAAAGATGAAACTTCATCTATTTCTTGTGTGATGTTTAAAGGAAATGCAAGAAGCTTAAAATTTCAACTTGAAGTGGGAATGAAAATTTTGATTTCTGGAAGTATTACTGTTTATACTCCAAGAGGTTCGTATCAATTAATGTGTAATAAAATTGAGCCAGCAGGACAGGGTGCTTTATCGTTAGCTTACGAGCAGTTAAAAAACAAACTTAAAGACAAAGGGTATTTTGAAGAAACAAGGAAAAAACCTTTAGTTAAATATCCTAAAAAAATAGCTTTGGTTACCTCTGGTACTGGTGCTGCTATTGAAGATATGAAAAAAGTTGCTTTGCATCGCTGGCCTTTAGTAGAACTTATTTTAATAGCTACTTTGGTTCAAGGAGATAAAGCGGCGCAGGATATCGTGCATTCTTTAAATATTGCAGATAAATTAAACTGTGATTTAATTATTGTAGGTAGGGGTGGAGGGAGTTTAGAAGACTTATGGGCTTTTAATGAAGAAATTGTAGCAGAAGCTATATATACTTCCAAAACACCTATAATCTCAGCTGTTGGACATGAGATTGATTATTTAATCAGTGATTTTGTAGCAGATGTAAGAGCTGCTACTCCTTCAAACGCTATTGAAATTGCTTTGCCTGATATTAACGAACACAGAATGTATCTTGATGGTTTAAACAATGAACTTAATACAAAATATGAGCATATACTTAGTAAAAAAGAAGAACAAATTAAAAGTTATAAACACCTGTATGAACAGAACTCAATAGAAAATAAGTTTAATTTTGTACAAAATGAAATAAATTTAATGAAAGAAAACCTCTCCCGCCAGTTTAATCAAATTCTTTCTCATAAAGAATTAATACTGAATAATACCTTAAGTAATTTTGAATTAAATCATCCAAATAAAAAAATTAAAAAAGGTTTTGCACAAGTAATAAAAGATGAAAAGATAAGCTCATTGGAATTATTAAAAACAGATGATGAGTTTTATTTACAGACTTCAACGGTACAAGCATTGTGTAAAATTATAAATATGAAGAACATTTAAGATAATAAAGGATAAAATAATTATAATTGAATTTAATTATAGGATTTTAATATGGAAAAAGAAGAACATGTAAACTGGGAAAATACAAGCGAGTATATGACATTTGTTTTAGGATCTATGAAGTATGCTATTGAGTTGCCAAAGATTAGAGAAATTCTTACTTATCCAGAAAATATAACTGTTTTACCAAATACCACAGGATGGGTTAAAGGCTTAATTAATTTACGAGGTGAAGTTGTACCAATTTTAGATTTAAGAATTAAATTTTCCACAGGTGAGGTTGAATACAACGAAAATACAGCTGTAATTGCAGTAATTACTGAGAACAAAAGAATGATAGGCATTGTTGTTGATAAGGTTGATGATGTACAAAGAATAGATACTAGTACCCTCGCACCTGTTTCTAAAATGGGTTCAGCAATACCAGCTAATTATTTAAAAGGTTTTGTACGTATTAATAATAGTGAAATGTTAGTTATTATGGATATTGAAGCTGTTGTTCATAAAGAAGAATTGCAAAAATCTTAGATTAAAATTCTTGTTTTAATCTGCTAGAATTTACAAAATAAAATATCATCTGGAAATAACGAATGGAAAGTAATGTACTTAAAAATTTAACTGTTTTATATGTAGAGGATGATGCATCAATAAGAAATGAGCTTAGTCTTTTGTTAGCTAAATTTTTTAAAAATATTTCTACTGCAAATGATGGTGCTTTGGGTTTAGAAAAATTTATTAATAATCAACACTCTATTGATATAATAATTACTGATATTAATATGCCTAATTTAAACGGCATAGATATGGTGAAAAAAATCAGAAAAATAAACTCTAGTATCCCTGTGTTATTTACTACTGCGTATTCAGATAAAGAATTTTTAAGTGAAGCCATAAAATTAAGAGTGAATGATTATATTATTAAACCTATTGATGTAAGAAAATTGTTGGGCGTTTTAAATACACTTGGAAAAGTAATTCACAATGAAATTTTGGTAAAAAAACAAAACAAAGAACTGATAAATTATAAGAATGCAATTGATTTAAACAGTATTGTAATTAAAACAGATACTTCGCTAAATATTACTTATGTGAATGATTTATTTTGTCGTACAACGTCTTTTACTCAAACGGAGTTAATAGGACAAAACTTTTCGTCTTTAAAACACAGCGATGTTTCTTCTTCTATCTTTAAAGAAATATACAGCAATATGCTGGAAAATAAAACGTGGAATGGCTGTATAAAATATATTACAAAAGAAAATAATACGCCTTATATTGCAGAAACATTTATTATGAGTACACTTAGCGATGAAGGCGTTATAACAGGAGCCATTTGTATTCAAAATGATATCACAGATGATTTAAGTAAAAAGAGAAATACTCAAATAGCTTTGATGAAAGATAAGGGTGATATCTTTATTAAATCTAAAGAAGTGAGCGCAGAATCCAATATTTTGGTAAATGATTTAACGCTACAAATTAACAAACTAGAAGAAAATCTTCGCACTGTAAAACTTGAAAAAGATAAATTCATGTATGGTTTTGCTAAAGCAAAAAATGATTTAAAGATTACTAAAAAAGAATTAATGAATTTTAAAAATAATCCTGAACTTTTAGAAACTCAATCTACTTCTACACTAAAAACGAATAAAGAAAATGCAGATTTTAGAATTGAAGTTAAAAAAATGGCAGAAAAACTTGATGAATTGGAAAACAATAAAAAAAGAGCATTAAATCAACAAAAAATTAATTATGAAGTTGAAATTGATGATTTAACAACAGAACTAGAAGACTATAAAATAAAAATTGATAGTTTGGGGAATATTGAAATTATCAATCAAAAAATACAATACTGGAAACAAAAAGCAAAAACAGAATCCCGACGTGCAGAAGAAATAGAGCGAAAAGTTGTTCAAACAGGAGATGAATCTTTTTTAAAGAAAATATTTTCTAAGTAAGCGTTTTAAAGCGAAACTTTCGTTTCGCTTGTTTAATCTCTAATAGTGATTTTGATTATTTTTTGTGTTTCTAGAGGTATACTTCTATTTGTAGGAACATGCTCTAATTTTCTTACATTTTCCATTCCTTTAATTACATACCCGAAAATAGTATGTTTACCATTTAACCAATAAGTAGGAACAGTGGTAATAAAAAATTGAGAACCATTCGTATTTGGCCCAGAGTTTGCCATTGCTAAGATTCCTGCTTTATCAAAAACTGCATTAGGTGCAAATTCATCTTTAAAAGCTTTATTCCAAATAGATTTTCCACCACGTCCCGTTCCTGTTGGATCTCCACCTTGAATCATGAACTGTTTGATGATTCTGTGAAAAACAATACCATTATAATAACCATTTTTAGAGTGAGTAATGAAATTCTCAACAGCTAAAGGAGCAAGATCAGCTCTTAGTTCAATCTCAATGTTTCCTTGAGTAGTTTCCATAACTGCCACTGGATTTGTAGCAAAAAGTAACATAGCTGTAGATATTAGTAACAAAATTTTTTTCATAATTTACCTTTATATTTTTAGCTAAGAGTATATAATTAATATTTTTAATACATGATTAAATACATATTATAAAAAGAAACAATTTTTCTTTAGTAGTTTTAGCTTAGTATAGTGCTAATACGAATTCATTTTTGAAAAACAAAAAAGATGATAAAAAGTAAGAGGTGAAATATTTGGCGTAATATTTTATGAAATATTTCTTTTTTATGGATACAAAACAAAATCTTACTTCGTTTTATCTAAGCAAAATATAGATAAAATACAAAAATAATAAGAAAACGAGAGAAGAAGGAAGACTGCAATGACATTTGAGATGCTTTATAGTAAAATTCACAGAGCAACAGTTAGTGATGCAAATTTGAATTATATAGGCTCTATTACAATTGATGAAGATTTGATGAAAGCTTCAAAATTAAGAGTAGGGCAAAAAGTTGAAATTGTTAATGTTAATAATGGAGAGCGATTTGCTACTTACGTTATTAAAGGAAAAGCAGGTTCAAAAGATATGTGTTTAAACGGAGCTGCTGCTAGAAAAGTTGAAATAGGTGATAAAATTATTGTTATTGCTTATGCCTCTTATAGCCAAGAAGAATTGGAAAACTACAAACCTACAGTGGTAATTGTTGATGAGAACAATGATATAGAATTAATTACAAATGAACTAATAGGATCAAATGATGTTTGAAGGAATAGACTTAAGTAAAATCAATCTTAATGAGATGATGGGCCAAATGAACGAAATGGCTGAAAAAGCAAAAGATGCGAATAGCAAACAAATATTCACAGCAAAAGCAGGGGCTGGAATGATTAGTATTTCTATTAACGGAAATTCAGAAGTAATTGATTTGCAAATTGAGGATTCTTTATTAGAAGATAAAGACTCTTTAAATATTTTGTTGATTTCTGCAATGAATGATGTGATTAAACAAGCACAAAACAATCAAAAAAATATGGCTATGAGTATGATGGGTAATTTAGGAAGTATGGGAAAATAAAGAGTGAAAGAATTATTAAATACTTTTGAAACTTATTTAGAAAACAATCTTCCTCTTTCTAAAAGTTTTCATCCTCATTTTGAAACTGCTTTGGGTGAAATGTTATTAGCAGGTGGTAAACGTTTTCGACCAATGTTGCTTTTATGTGTTGCACATTCTAAGAACTCTTTATTAGTAAAGAGCTCTTTAAATGTGGCACTTGGGCTTGAAATGTTGCATACCTATTCTTTAATCCATGATGATTTACCTGTAATGGACAATGCAGATTTAAGAAGAGGTTTTAAAACCTTACACAAAAAATATGATGACGTTACCGCTGTTTTAGTGGGAGATGCTTTAAATACAGAAGCTTTTAAATTAATAGCAGATGCACCTTTGAGTGCGGATGTTAGAATTGATTTGGTAGCTGTTTTAGCTAATGATGGTGGAATTAATGGAATGATTATTGGACAAGCCATTGATTGTTATTTTGAAAATAAAGTATTAAGTTTAGAACAGTTAGAGTTCTTGCATCAACACAAAACTGCAAAACTTATTGCTTCATCTTTAAAAATGGGTGCAATTATTGCTAACTATTCTAAAGAGTTACAAGATACTTTATATAATTTTGGTTTGGATATTGGATTATTATTTCAAATTCAAGATGATATTATTGATGAAACCCAAAGCAGTGAAGAAGCTGGTAAAACAACACAAAATGATGCTTGTAAAAATTCTTTTGTAAATTTATTGGGTTTAGAGGGCTCTGTAAAGGCAGCAAATACTTTAGCAAAAAAATGTGAAGATACGCTTCTTTCATTAAATCCAAGTTTACAAAATGCGCTTAAAAGTTTATTAGAAGTTTATTTATACAGACATAATAAATTTACTAAAAACTCTTAGTCACTTATACTCAAACTACTTGACAAAAAACCAAAAATTATATACAATTTAGCACTCAAAAAAATAGAGTGCTAATTATTAAATTACCCAAACTCATAGGAGATATATAATGAATTTTAGACCCTTAGGAAAAAGAGTTCTTG
This genomic interval from Campylobacteraceae bacterium contains the following:
- a CDS encoding HAMP domain-containing histidine kinase, translated to MNRQSIFFTITISFIISLILVTSSFVVLLINDYKNENRELKKRYFPIAQMVLTSQMKNNKRYASSFSNKKHANFKENIEAMNLEIISKPGAQNAITYNPMTKVLVKKSIKHGVVRVISLNNSLYLYIKDRKRTFLLKDNNDVFENTRIYLILVFAVIFITLIVSFITTLRKLYPLKILKDKVKMLGDEHFDFKCCDTNKLDEVSVLAKEFKNAADKLKQIKEARNIFIRNIMHELKTPITKGKFLSELDNSEKNDEKLKNVFNRLESLINEFSSIEELISSTSNIEKNDYFLADVIDNASDMLLLDDDVIINKYSNKKLNINFKLFSVAVKNLLDNAIKYSNSSTVRIESNDENEILFINDGKKLLHPLEDYFEPFFMNEDKSKEGFGLGLYIVNAILKANEYELKYIYENEENIFIIKAKS
- a CDS encoding aminoacetone oxidase family FAD-binding enzyme — protein: MYDIAIIGAGASGLMLGSLLKKNQKICIIDSNAKIGAKIRVSGGAKCNITNEVVTSDNYLGEKNFVQNILNAYSSGKMLDFCKKNALETIFNEKIVKGTYFCRSSKDVNDMFSKLNSHVIWHLNTTVTELLYKDHYEIKTSAKSIYAKKVIIASGGISFKSLGASSIAYDIAKSYQHEVSRLDPALAGFTVQKDQFWFKELSGVSLYCQAKVGHKTFNGNILFAHKGITGPIILNSSLYWNKGLMSLDFLPNQDLKSFFKSNKKISSALPLVKRFVLAFLASIDLEDKAISSLNKEEKEKLYKLKNYEFAPAGNFGYTKAEVTKGGILTSQVDDKTMESKIQKDLYFIGECLDVTGELGGFNFQFAWSSAYVCAKALNSNI
- a CDS encoding YmdB family metallophosphoesterase is translated as MRVAFIGDIVGRPGRRIIEANLKKIIEEHNIDFVIANGENASHGFGLTVKNANELFKVGIDLITGGNHSFDKKQDMFALLESYNVLRPDNYPAGLVGSGIKIFEVKGEKLAVINLMGQFSMPTCENPFNWATRLVEDLENQGVKNIFIDFHAEATSEKRVMMMMFEGRVSGICGTHTHVSTDDLQIVRGTTYLSDIGLTGCRDNVIGMDKKVPIQKATTGLGGHFQVPTSCKPILQMLVMDYENGKSIDAFKIKYLGNKNETIITKAMLE
- a CDS encoding 3-methyladenine DNA glycosylase encodes the protein MKQSSLKPCLNKIENSYELFLFLKKQNLLEGASLYWWPSKNDFEVLIGAILTQNTKWENAEKSLKNLSSLHYDNLESLANADLETLIIAITPSGFKNQKSIRIKKLCLNIIETFGSFENFQKQATRSWLLEQKGIGPETADAVMCYCLHRDEMVVDAYANRLLKKFDYDFDCYEDLKYWLEYGINENFDKISKIYPYEIDLNTVYCRFHGKIVEYMKKNK
- the ubiE gene encoding bifunctional demethylmenaquinone methyltransferase/2-methoxy-6-polyprenyl-1,4-benzoquinol methylase UbiE, whose amino-acid sequence is MGKQEKIVSMFDDIAKTYDITNRVLSMGIDKTWRHKACNLAYSFYDKENIPKIIDVACGTGDMIVEWKKTAAKNGISLNDIVGIDPSVGMMDVAKEKLPEVEFIEAGAASMPLDAKSADIISISYGIRNVVERKEAFREFARVLKKDGLVVILEFTKNEKRNPLDYLTDFYMNKILPILGGLISKNKEAYTYLPNSIDEFLTQDNLSRELKEAGLEPIYVKGFSMNISTLFIARKV
- a CDS encoding exodeoxyribonuclease VII large subunit: MNALTVSTLNNQIKALLETTFMGAYVEGEISNLTYHASGHIYFSIKDETSSISCVMFKGNARSLKFQLEVGMKILISGSITVYTPRGSYQLMCNKIEPAGQGALSLAYEQLKNKLKDKGYFEETRKKPLVKYPKKIALVTSGTGAAIEDMKKVALHRWPLVELILIATLVQGDKAAQDIVHSLNIADKLNCDLIIVGRGGGSLEDLWAFNEEIVAEAIYTSKTPIISAVGHEIDYLISDFVADVRAATPSNAIEIALPDINEHRMYLDGLNNELNTKYEHILSKKEEQIKSYKHLYEQNSIENKFNFVQNEINLMKENLSRQFNQILSHKELILNNTLSNFELNHPNKKIKKGFAQVIKDEKISSLELLKTDDEFYLQTSTVQALCKIINMKNI
- a CDS encoding chemotaxis protein CheW — encoded protein: MEKEEHVNWENTSEYMTFVLGSMKYAIELPKIREILTYPENITVLPNTTGWVKGLINLRGEVVPILDLRIKFSTGEVEYNENTAVIAVITENKRMIGIVVDKVDDVQRIDTSTLAPVSKMGSAIPANYLKGFVRINNSEMLVIMDIEAVVHKEELQKS
- a CDS encoding response regulator, giving the protein MESNVLKNLTVLYVEDDASIRNELSLLLAKFFKNISTANDGALGLEKFINNQHSIDIIITDINMPNLNGIDMVKKIRKINSSIPVLFTTAYSDKEFLSEAIKLRVNDYIIKPIDVRKLLGVLNTLGKVIHNEILVKKQNKELINYKNAIDLNSIVIKTDTSLNITYVNDLFCRTTSFTQTELIGQNFSSLKHSDVSSSIFKEIYSNMLENKTWNGCIKYITKENNTPYIAETFIMSTLSDEGVITGAICIQNDITDDLSKKRNTQIALMKDKGDIFIKSKEVSAESNILVNDLTLQINKLEENLRTVKLEKDKFMYGFAKAKNDLKITKKELMNFKNNPELLETQSTSTLKTNKENADFRIEVKKMAEKLDELENNKKRALNQQKINYEVEIDDLTTELEDYKIKIDSLGNIEIINQKIQYWKQKAKTESRRAEEIERKVVQTGDESFLKKIFSK
- a CDS encoding peptidylprolyl isomerase, which encodes MKKILLLISTAMLLFATNPVAVMETTQGNIEIELRADLAPLAVENFITHSKNGYYNGIVFHRIIKQFMIQGGDPTGTGRGGKSIWNKAFKDEFAPNAVFDKAGILAMANSGPNTNGSQFFITTVPTYWLNGKHTIFGYVIKGMENVRKLEHVPTNRSIPLETQKIIKITIRD
- a CDS encoding aspartate 1-decarboxylase, with protein sequence MTFEMLYSKIHRATVSDANLNYIGSITIDEDLMKASKLRVGQKVEIVNVNNGERFATYVIKGKAGSKDMCLNGAAARKVEIGDKIIVIAYASYSQEELENYKPTVVIVDENNDIELITNELIGSNDV
- a CDS encoding YbaB/EbfC family nucleoid-associated protein, whose product is MFEGIDLSKINLNEMMGQMNEMAEKAKDANSKQIFTAKAGAGMISISINGNSEVIDLQIEDSLLEDKDSLNILLISAMNDVIKQAQNNQKNMAMSMMGNLGSMGK
- a CDS encoding polyprenyl synthetase family protein, whose product is MKELLNTFETYLENNLPLSKSFHPHFETALGEMLLAGGKRFRPMLLLCVAHSKNSLLVKSSLNVALGLEMLHTYSLIHDDLPVMDNADLRRGFKTLHKKYDDVTAVLVGDALNTEAFKLIADAPLSADVRIDLVAVLANDGGINGMIIGQAIDCYFENKVLSLEQLEFLHQHKTAKLIASSLKMGAIIANYSKELQDTLYNFGLDIGLLFQIQDDIIDETQSSEEAGKTTQNDACKNSFVNLLGLEGSVKAANTLAKKCEDTLLSLNPSLQNALKSLLEVYLYRHNKFTKNS